Below is a window of Chrysiogenia bacterium DNA.
GGTGCCGCCCATTTCATCGAGAAAGTCCTCGAGATAGCCGCGTTGCTGGGTAATGAGCGTCGGCGGGATGAGATCGGGAAAGCGCTGGGCGAAGAATTTTTCCGAGGCCTCGCGCAGCCCGCGCGGGCTGTTCCACACCGGCACGTCCGAGCAGTCGAGCATGTAGGTCGCCTGCAAAAAGGCGCGGTCCACCGGCGGGTCCTTGCGCATGAAGATCAGGTTGAACTCTTTGGACTCTCTCTGGCCGGCACTGCCGGGCTCGTCGCCATTGTCAGGCAATTCGCGGGTCTGCAGAAACAGCCGCCCGCCGCTGACCGAGAGATCGCCGATCTCACAGATGTGGACCTCGTGGCCGCGCTGCTGCGCCTCCCGCAGGATGGCCAGCGAGGTGTCGTGGTCTTCGTGGAGCGACTCATAGGGGTCAATGATGCAGGCAATGCGCATGAAACTTCCTCATAAAGATGGTCTTCCGTTGTCCCCTCTCCCTTTCAGAGAGAGGGTGCCCGTCCTCCGTAGTTTAAACGAAGGAGGCCCGGAGGGCGGGTGAGGGTGAAAAGCCGGCACCGGCATTGCACCCTCACCCTCGCTTCGCTCGACCTCTCCCTCAAAGGGAGAGGTGGGCAATCAATGGAGCAAGCGGCCTGTGGCCGCCCGCGAGCATAGCTTGGATGCGGCCGCCCTGGCGAGGGTTGCAGGCGCCATAGGCGCCTTTCTTGACGGAGCTTGGACACCCTCGGTAGATTCAGGGCCGGAGTAACAAGCCTTGAGCATCCCCGCCCCCGCCAGGCTGAGTCCCGAAGAAAGACGCGACGAGCTGCTGCGCGCCGCCATGAAGGTCTTTGCCGAAAAGGGCTACCAGCAAACCAGCGTCGCCGACATTCTGGAAGGCGCGGGCGTGGCGCGCGGGACCTTCTACCGCTACTTCGATTCCAAGAAGGACTGCTTTTCCCAGGCCCTCGATAAATTCATCGCCCGCATCCGCGGCCCCATCCGAGAACTCGACATGAGCCGCCCGCTCGCAGAGCCCGAGCTCATCGAGCTCTACCGCCGCGTGGCGGGCCTGATGGTGAGCGATCCCCTCGACCGAGAATTCAGCCGCGTCGTGCTGGCCGAGGCCTCGGGCTCCGAGCGCGAGTTCCGCCGCAAGCTGCTCAAGTTCTACGAGGAAGTCACCGAAATGACCGCCGGCTTCCTGCGCGCCGCCATGGAAAGCGGGCGCGCCAGAAAGCTCGACCCCGAGACCACCGCCCGCTGCATCCTGGGCATGGTCAAGGAAGTCGTACTGACCTGGGCCGAACGCAGCGACGACCGCCAGGAACTGCTGCCCATGGTGATGACGGTGATGGAGTTTGCGTTTTACGGGTTGCTGCCGCGGTAGGGGGTGGGGTTGGTTTGTTTGTCCGGATTGTCTGCAGGAGGAACAGGCATCACGACAACACCGGACTTTTCCAACTTAGCGGGTACCAATACGGCACCTTCTTTGACACGAAGTGGCTGCGCGCCACCTGCGTTGAAGTAGAGCCATCGACAATGCGCGCCAGCCTTAGACCACCCCGGAGAAACGTCTTCCACGTATCCTGCCGAATCCCAAAACGGCTGAAGGAATACCAGGCCAAACGTTGACTCAAACATCGCACCGCCGGTCTTCGTACCACAGACAGCGACCGCCACCACATACGCCGGAAGAGTCCAAGCCGCACATTTCATACCACGCCCTGCAGGGCCATCCTTGCCAGCTGCACCAAATGGCTCGGCAAGCCAGCAGGCTTTCTCCAACGCGCTACTATCCAACAAATGGTATTCGGCTTCGGGGTACAAACGCACCGGTGGCGCATCTTTCCATATTGGAACAATAGCGCCGTCCGATTCAATGCGTGCGTAGACATCGGCCTTCGACCGCCGGTTTTGCCACCACTCAACCAAGTCTGGGTCAATCTCCGAAATCGTGAGCGCATAATCACGAACGAATGCCTCGCTGATAACACGAAGAATGCCATCGTAGCGTAACTCGATACTAGCCTCTCGCGTTTCATCATCGAGCAAGTAGGACTGGTATGCCAGCAACGGTTTGTCATTGTCGATATCTGCCGGCCCGACGAGCACGGTCAACGGCTCACCGGTCGCGTTCCGCAGCTTGATGATCGGCATGGCCTTCTCACACCC
It encodes the following:
- a CDS encoding TetR/AcrR family transcriptional regulator, coding for MSIPAPARLSPEERRDELLRAAMKVFAEKGYQQTSVADILEGAGVARGTFYRYFDSKKDCFSQALDKFIARIRGPIRELDMSRPLAEPELIELYRRVAGLMVSDPLDREFSRVVLAEASGSEREFRRKLLKFYEEVTEMTAGFLRAAMESGRARKLDPETTARCILGMVKEVVLTWAERSDDRQELLPMVMTVMEFAFYGLLPR